From a region of the Vicia villosa cultivar HV-30 ecotype Madison, WI unplaced genomic scaffold, Vvil1.0 ctg.000602F_1_1_3, whole genome shotgun sequence genome:
- the LOC131629735 gene encoding uncharacterized protein LOC131629735 codes for MTVMNLKTKLSSLWKSIGKWGITSLGKGYFEFSFSSIEDVRRVRSFTSWNLNPGFLKLFPWSKDFNPCFLKHSSAQVWIRIHGLPQEYWRPKIVFAIASSVGTPLCTDSASNKNCFERPFGHFVRVLVDLELSQELRYKVLVERKGGGALEGEKPQGKKMTKKVYSQVVKENGAQQTLQGAPEIPSEVNRKGKGVVEDVTNDKDTCIEHDIAHIAQQNMELGETSRVVNIVNTILEVLAQPVTLAEEEDIDSESMDSSFVAATVTSGEVEAPDCNPLLGPVQQDAAFQDTSWHNLANAEIERQGIGDNRPTVAVEDDGFQQVRSKSKSRRKSQRNNSIKNGYSTRSRPGSAQNSP; via the exons ATGACGGTTATGAATCTAAAAACTAAGCTTTCTAGTTTGTGGAAATCTATTGGAAAATGGGGGATAACTTCTCTTGGCAAGGGATACTTTGAATTCTCGTTCTCATCTATTGAAGACGTGAGGAGGGTCAGGTCCTTTACTTCTTGGAATCTTAACCCGGGCTTTCTCAAGCTGTTCCCATGGAGTAAAGACTTCAATCCGTGTTTTCTCAAACACTCTTCAGCGCAGGTCTGGATTAGAATACATGGTTTGCCGCAGGAATATTGGAGACCGAAAATTGTGTTTGCCATTGCTAGCAGTGTGGGCACTCCACTATGTACTGATTCTGCATCTAACAAAAATTGCTTTGAAAGACCGTTTGGCCATTTTGTGAGGGTTCTGGTTGATCTAGAGTTGTCACAAGAACTTAGATACAAGGTTTTGGTTGAAAGGaaag GTGGTGGTGCCTTGGAAGGGGAAAAACCTCAAGGGAAAAAGATGACTAAGAAGGTTTATTCGCAGGTGGTCAAGGAGAATGGTGCGCAACAAACTTTGCAGGGGGCCCCAGAGATCCCATCCGAGGTCAATCGCAAAGGAAAGGGCGTGGTTGAAGATGTTACTAATGATAAGGACACATGTATTGAGCATGATATTGCACATATCGCTCAGCAAAACATGGAGCTTGGGGAAACCTCTAGAGTAGTTAATATTGTGAATACTATTTTGGAAGTTTTGGCTCAACCAGTTACTCTGGCTGAAGAGGAAGATATAGATTCAGAATCTATGGACTCTAGCTTTGTAGCAGCTACTGTCACTAGCGGGGAGGTAGAGGCCCCCGACTGCAACCCTCTGTTGGGTCCTGTTCAGCAGGACGCGGCTTTCCAGGACACTTCATGGCATAACTTAGCTAATGCGGAGATTGAGAGACAAGGCATTGGAGATAATAGACCAACAGTAGCAGTGGAAGATGATGGTTTTCAACAGGTTAGATCAAAATCAAAGTCTAGGAGGAAATCACAGAGGAATAATTCTATAAAGAATGGTTACAGCACTAGGTCAAGACCTGGTAGTGCGCAAAATTCACCATGA
- the LOC131629736 gene encoding uncharacterized protein LOC131629736 codes for MNCIFWNVRGIANSPSKLALKRLILSNKPNFVFVAEPWMDIDCFPQNWLRRLNLKVFSCNNRGSLVSNLWCLCDSNLDPVIVDADDQQVSFTFKVGDNLFGLSAVYASTCYLTRRFLWSKLQSISNTYHIPWCFIGDFNTIHGAHEHSGSCSPSRIPMEDFAAWTDANHLLHLPTVGTNFTWANGRKGTRHTQRRLDRAICNQKWIDACATTSCATLIKTRSNHFPLLLSFGCQENSFRSQFKFLKMWTLHEDCAKLVESAWNTNVVGCPMFVLTRKLQILKGILKVWNKDKFGNVQDQVREAETALSAIQDSIAKDGYSDDIADQERRAQAKLESALNIEEVFWQEKARVRWHTDGDRNTKYFHRLTKIRNATSLIHALNVGDTVVTNQDLIAEHIVEHFCKLFNNVDILQDNNLVEEVIPSLVSEQANNLLTMIPSEDEIRNAVFNLKKESAAGPDGFGPIFYQTFWKIIKDDVVKATLQFFKDSWILPNYNSNTVILIPKTKEADCVTKFRPIAMANFKLKIISKLLADRLATVLPHIISKEQKGFVHGRSIKDCICLTSEVVNILHKRSLGGNVAMKVDIAKAFDTLNWSFLLKVLKKFGFNDIFCNWIKCILSSANVSISINGGLHGFFTCQRGVRQGDPLSPLLFCIAEDVLSRGLSLLASNNKLRLIKASRNTTVPSHTLYADDIMLFSKGNISSLDAIADLFRKYAACSGQICNPSKSILYAGSMSGDRHKMLADRIGFKVGQVPFDYLGVPIFKGRPKKSYFQPIADRVRNKLAAWKTSLLTIAGRLQLVKSVIHSMMLHTLMIYSWPVSLIKEVERWCRNFIWSADINKRKMVTVAWKHCCKDFVNGGLGIRSLRTLNDATNLYQCWEISNSMEEWAKVLRARIFRNGCEIKYHVFSSIWTGCKEHNSLVSQNSIWLVGNGEHINLWRDNWCGQPLVDIMNVPLNLRGNLKAKLQDIIQNNALTFPPDLLRYCPAILQLTGSVSVNYWQEDRRMWRLTDNGLLSVKTAFSFLSIHSQPTVWGRFIWNRAIPPSKSLLLWRMIHRRLPTDDLLCIRGQNLPSCCTMCNNSGETLEHLFFSCSFAKNIWHWLAQLLDSGPPISCLDDCWKIFSGCHSFQCQVVVIASVINVFHCIWSARNKARFQNAATHWKSSCALVLAHTSLSGNLTSKLASSSIKDFMILKRFSVTVHPPKPQVIKEVLWCPPSWDWIKVNTDGASGVPLWQRLVVASLGIIMETI; via the coding sequence ATGAACTGCATTTTCTGGAATGTGAGAGGTATTGCCAACTCTCCTTCAAAATTGGCTTTAAAAAGGTTAATTCTTAGTAATAAAcctaattttgtttttgttgcggAGCCGTGGATGGACATTGATTGTTTTCCTCAAAATTGGCTTAGGAGATTGAACCTTAAGGTTTTTTCGTGCAATAATAGAGGTAGCCTTGTTTCTAATTTATGGTGCTTGTGTGACTCTAATTTGGATCCGGTTATTGTCGACGCTGATGATCAACAAGTCTCTTTCACCTTCAAGGTGGGGGATAATCTCTTTGGTCTTTCTGCGGTTTATGCTTCTACCTGCTACCTAACTAGAAGATTTCTGTGGTCTAAACTTCAAAGTATCTCTAATACTTATCATATCCCTTGGTGCTTTATAGGCGATTTCAATACAATCCATGGTGCTCATGAGCATTCGGGTTCTTGCAGCCCTAGCAGGATTCCTATGGAGGATTTTGCTGCCTGGACCGATGCTAATCATTTGTTACATTTGCCTACTGTTGGTACTAATTTCACCTGGGCTAATGGGCGCAAAGGTACTAGGCATACTCAAAGAAGGTTAGATAGGGCTATCTGCAACCAGAAGTGGATTGATGCTTGTGCTACTACTAGCTGCGCTACTTTGATTAAGACTCGATCGAATCATTTCCCCTTACTTTTGAGTTTTGGTTGTCAAGAAAATTCTTTTAGATCTCAGTTCAAGTTTCTCAAAATGTGGACTCTTCACGAGGATTGTGCAAAGCTGGTGGAGTCCGCATGGAACACGAATGTTGTAGGCTGTCCTATGTTTGTGTTGACTAGAAAGCTTCAAATCCTTAAAGGAATCCTTAAGGTTTGGAACAAGGATAAGTTTGGAAATGTGCAGGACCAGGTTAGAGAAGCTGAGACTGCGCTGTCTGCTATTCAGGACAGCATTGCTAAAGACGGTTATTCTGACGACATTGCTGATCAAGAGAGACGTGCTCAAGCAAAGTTAGAGTCAGCTCTTAACATTGAGGAGGTGTTCTGGCAGGAAAAAGCTAGGGTTAGGTGGCATACTGATGGGGACAGAAACACGAAATACTTCCACAGGCTTACTAAAATCAGGAACGCCACCAGCCTTATTCACGCCTTAAATGTTGGAGACACCGTTGTTACAAACCAGGATCTAATAGCTGAGCATATTGTGGAACATTTTTGTAAGCTTTTTAACAATGTTGATATTTTGCAGGATAATAACTTGGTGGAAGAGGTGATTCCTTCTTTGGTTTCTGAGCAGGCCAATAATTTATTAACTATGATTCCTTCAGAAGATGAAATTCGAAATGCTGTGTTCAATTTGAAGAAAGAGAGCGCGGCTGGTCCCGACGGTTTTGGCCCAATTTTCTATCAAACTTTCTGGAAGATTATTAAAGACGATGTCGTAAAGGCCACTTTGCAGTTTTTCAAGGATAGTTGGATTCTGCCCAATTATAATTCCAACACGGTGATTCTTATTCCAAAGACTAAAGAAGCTGACTGTGTTACGAAGTTTCGCCCTATAGCTATGGCCAATTTCAAGCTCAAGATTATTTCTAAGTTGTTGGCTGACAGGCTTGCTACGGTGCTGCCCCATATTATATCTAAGGAGCAAAAAGGTTTTGTTCATGGTCGAAGTATTAAAGATTGCATTTGCCTAACATCCGAGGTGGTCAATATTCTTCATAAGAGGTCTCTCGGGGGTAATGTAGCCATGAAGGTGGACATTGCCAAGGCTTTTGACACCTTGAATTGGAGCTTCCTTTTGAAAGTGCTGAAGAAATTCGGGTTCAACGACATTTTCTGTAATTGGATTAAATGTATCTTGTCGTCTGCTAATGTCTCCATCTCAATCAATGGTGGTCTTCATGGTTTTTTCACCTGTCAAAGGGGGGTAAGGCAGGGAGACCCATTGTCCCCGCTTTTGTTTTGTATTGCTGAAGATGTGTTGAGTAGAGGGCTTTCTCTTCTGGCTAGCAACAACAAGCTCAGATTGATTAAGGCCTCTAGAAATACGACGGTCCCCTCTCACACGCTATATGCCGATGATATTATGCTGTTCTCAAAGGGTAACATCTCCTCTTTGGATGCTATTGCGGATCTCTTTAGGAAATATGCGGCTTGTTCAGGTCAGATTTGCAATCCTTCCAAATCGATTTTGTATGCCGGTTCGATGTCAGGTGATAGGCATAAAATGCTTGCTGATAGAATTGGTTTCAAGGTGGGGCAGGTTCCTTTCGATTATCTTGGTGTTCCCATTTTCAAAGGAAGACCAAAGAAGTCTTACTTTCAGCCTATTGCAGATAGAGTTAGAAATAAGTTGGCAGCTTGGAAAACTTCTCTCCTGACTATTGCGGGCAGATTGCAACTTGTCAAATCCGTGATTCATAGTATGATGTTGCACACACTCATGATCTACTCTTGGCCTGTTAGTTTAATTAAAGAGGTGGAAAGATGGTGTAGGAATTTTATTTGGAGTGCGGACATTAATAAGAGGAAGATGGTAACAGTGGCTTGGAAGCACTGCTGTAAGGATTTCGTTAACGGAGGCTTAGGCATAAGATCTCTTAGAACTCTCAATGATGCTACCAATTTGTATCAATGTTGGGAAATCTCTAACTCTATGGAAGAATGGGCTAAGGTTTTAAGGGCTAGGATTTTCAGGAATGGCTGTGAGATCAAGTATCATGTGTTCTCTTCTATTTGGACCGGCTGTAAAGAGCATAATAGCCTCGTCTCTCAAAACTCCATATGGCTGGTTGGCAATGGTGAGCATATAAATCTATGGCGGGACAATTGGTGTGGTCAGCCTTTGGTGGATATTATGAATGTTCCGTTGAACCTTCGTGGTAACTTAAAAGCCAAGCTGCAGGATATCATCCAGAATAACGCTCTTACTTTCCCTCCGGATCTGTTGCGCTACTGTCCGGCTATTCTTCAGCTTACTGGCTCTGTATCCGTGAACTATTGGCAGGAGGATAGGCGGATGTGGAGGCTAACTGATAATGGGCTACTCTCTGTTAAAActgctttttcttttctttccatcCATTCTCAGCCCACTGTTTGGGGTCGGTTCATTTGGAATCGTGCGATCCCTCCGTCCAAATCTCTTCTTTTATGGCGTATGATTCACCGTCGGCTGCCAACGGACGATCTTCTGTGTATTAGAGGTCAGAATCTTCCCTCTTGTTGCACAATGTGCAATAATAGTGGCGAAACTTTGGAGCATCTATTTTTCTCTTGCAGTTTTGCCAAAAACATTTGGCACTGGTTGGCTCAGTTGCTGGACAGTGGTCCTCCGATTAGTTGTTTGGATGATTGTTGGAAAATCTTTTCTGGTTGCCATTCTTTTCAATGCCAGGTTGTTGTCATCGCTTCTGTGATCAATGTTTTTCATTGTATTTGGAGTGCGCGTAACAAGGCGAGGTTTCAGAATGCTGCCACTCATTGGAAGTCTTCCTGTGCCTTAGTCCTAGCGCATACTTCTTTATCGGGGAACCTCACTTCTAAGCTAGCCAGCTCTTCTATTAAGGATTTCATGATTCTCAAGAGATTCTCTGTTACTGTCCACCCTCCGAAGCCTCAGGTTATCAAAGAAGTGTTGTGGTGCCCTCCTTCTTGGGATTGGATCAAGGTTAATACTGACGGTGCTTCGGGGGTACCCCTTTGGCAGCGGCTTGTGGTGGCATCTTTAGGAATCATAATGGAGACCATTTAG
- the LOC131629748 gene encoding gibberellin 2-beta-dioxygenase 8-like produces the protein MDYEPPFLNTYKTLLEKGLEEDSKNDDDDLYSMVDRRYEEQLPLIDLERLNNKDEREECMKEISEAASEWGFFQVINHGISNEVMENMISEQMKLFREPFVNKLSAETVFNLSPNTYRWGNPCATKLRQLSWIEAFHFPLTDIPNMEPHITLRSSLEDFATRMATLGENLVEILAIKVNMNSNHFQENYLPKSSFIRLNRYPPCPISSKVYGILPHSDTSFLTILYQDQIGGLQLMKDGKWVDVKPNPSALVVNIGDLFQALSNNVYKSIKHRVVAAEEERFSTAFFYCPFNDAVIQSENKPALYKKFTLREYRQQTLKDVNQTGDKVGLSRFVL, from the exons ATGGATTATGAACCTCCATTTCTCAATACTTACAAGACCCTTTTGGAAAAAGGCCTAGAAGAGGATTcaaaaaatgatgatgatgatttgtaCTCCATGGTAGATAGAAGATATGAGGAGCAACTACCTTTGATTGATCTTGAGAGGCTAAATAACAAAGATGAAAGAGAAGAATGCATGAAAGAAATAAGTGAAGCTGCAAGTGAGTGGGGTTTCTTTCAGGTTATTAATCATGGAATTTCAAATGAGGTTATGGAGAACATGATATCTGAGCAAATGAAATTGTTCCGTGAGCCTTTTGTGAATAAGTTGTCTGCAGAAACTGTCTTTAATTTGTCTCCAAATACTTATAGATGGGGAAATCCATGTGCCACCAAGCTTAGACAACTTTCTTGGATAGAAGCCTTTCATTTTCCTCTCACAGATATACCAAATATGGAACCTCACATAACTCTAAG ATCAAGCCTTGAAGATTTTGCAACAAGAATGGCCACTCTTGGTGAAAACTTGGTAGAAATTCTTGCCATCAAAGTGAATATGAATTCCAACCATTTCCAAGAGAATTACTTGCCTAAAAGTTCTTTCATTCGACTCAATAGATATCCTCCATGCCCTATATCTTCAAAGGTGTATGGCATCTTGCCTCATAGTGACACTAGTTTCCTTACCATCCTTTATCAAGACCAAATTGGGGGCTTGCAATTGATGAAAGATGGAAAATGGGTTGATGTCAAGCCTAATCCAAGTGCACTAGTTGTTAATATTGGTGATCTATTTCAG GCACTTAGTAATAATGTTTACAAAAGCATTAAGCACAGAGTTGTTGCTGCTGAGGAAGAGAGGTTTTCTACTGCCTTTTTCTATTGCCCCTTCAATGATGCAGTTATACAAAGTGAAAACAAGCCAGCTCTCTATAAGAAATTCACTTTAAGAGAGTATAGACAACAGACTTTGAAAGATGTCAATCAAACAGGTGATAAAGTTGGCCTCTCTAGATTTGTTCTATAG